Part of the Zea mays cultivar B73 chromosome 4, Zm-B73-REFERENCE-NAM-5.0, whole genome shotgun sequence genome is shown below.
GTCACTCGTCACCACCGTCCCGCCCCCGCGCCGTCCCACCCTTGCTCCCACTCGTTGCGCCGCGCCGCGCGATGCAGGCCCGCGTCGTCGTCTTCCCCGTCAAGGGCCGCGCCTGGTGCTTCGCCCTCCCGCGCGCCTCCGCCGCAGCGCCCGCTGCTGATGGCGCCCTCCCGCGCCCGACCCTGAGGGACCTCTGGCGCGGCATCTCCTCCGGGTCCCGCACGGCGCCGGAGAAGGCCGAGGCGGTCGTCGACTTCGTCGCTGACAAGGTGCGTGGCTCCCACGCGCGCCCTTCTCCACGCTCGTGCGGTGCGGGTCCCCGTGGCGTCGCCTGTATTTGGGCTTTCTGATGGGTTGGTCTGGATGCGCAGATGAACAGGGCGTGGGTCGGGTTCGGGAGCGCGCCGGAGGGGTCGATGAAGAGCCGGATCCACAGGTGAGTTGCTCGCGGCGGGTTTAAGGCTGGACTGGGATTGATTTGGAGATGGCGAAATGATGCTGGGTCGTTGGGGCTTATGCGCGGTCTGCTTTCTCTCGTGTTGCAGCTTCGGGCTGAAGCTGCTGTCCCGGGTGAGGCCGTCGGAGGTGCTCCTGAAGTCCGTCACCAAGGACGTGAGCGCGCTCGAGATCGTGCATCCGGCGAGGTCAGCTGTGCTGTTATGATAATCTCTGCATCTCCACTTCTCTTGGCAGAAGCAATCCGTCGTCTGTATTTAGTAGACTGTagacgtctctctctctctctcttttggtTCGAATGGGACGAAGGTGCTAGTCCTTGTGAGTTCCGTGATTGCATTAATGTGTCCTGTCAAAATGTCCTCAGGTTCTTACCCAATCTCAGTTGTTACTTGTTAGAGCAATGGCCATTGCCATAGGCTTTGCTTATGTACATTGTCAGCAATGAGTAACACTAACGACGTAACATAACAGGGTAAGAGAAACCATACCAAGGGTAGTGTGGGTTTCCTACTTAAGTACTTCTGTACGATGACCTTGTGCTCTAACTTCCTTAGAATCTCAACCATCTTGCCACCCGGTCTCAAGAGTTGTGATACACTGGGTTTTTCTGGATGTGCCTTGGCATTGGTTTATGCTGGCAGTCAACGGCTATTTGTGTGCAAGCATGTGCATGCTCAGTCAGTGGTTCCTTGTCAATTTGTTTTCTTCATGATTGTAATCTGTGCCTTTTCTTACTACACTGTTATTATGTCTTTTATGTATGCTTGGTCGAGGATAGACGTACACTAATATGGCTGGATTTGGTGAAAGTGGATCGATTAGTAATATAGGCAGAGATAGACTGGACTCACCCTCTGAAAACGGTCTTAGTTTTTATGTTTATTTCTGCTTAAACCAAATGAATCTGCCCTACTCTGTTACATAGAGTCAGCCCTGACAAGATTGACTAACATACTGCTGTTTCTTCTCCTCTCAAATAACTTATGCGACTTACAGCAATGAATTCAAACAAACTTGAACAAACTCTCAACTAGGATAAGCTAGGCCACTGGTGGACGCCTGATGCTGCTTGCTGCTTGCATCATGTTATCATGAATAGGTCTtgttgatgaagacatccacaacgTATATGTTGTCCATGCCAGTTGTTTTTCATAGCATAAGCTCCATAGGATCTGGAAAATCACGTTGTAGCAATGCCTTCATTAACTTTGAAAGTTGTAATGTGGTTGATAGTTGACTTTCATGTCAAGCCCTTTGTAATCAAATTTAGTGACTTACAAGTTACAGGCCATCCTGTTCAAACAACACCAATTTCAGTACTCTCATGTGAATCTGACATGCATTATTTTTTCCTTTACATTATAATCCCTCATGGCTCATACAGTCATACTCTTGTCCTACAAAATAGCTAGCTATTAATTTTTCTGTCTCTCTCTCTTCACCTTGTCTCGTGAAGTTGCCTCATTCTCTTACATAGCAGAGTAACCTTAAGTGCTGTTTTGTTGTAAAATATAGCTTCGGTAATACATGTTCAACTGCATGGTTGGCTAGTTGCCAAAGTCTTCTATCTGCCAGTTGCCAGCACGGTTGGCCAGCACCTTTTTGCATTCGCACAGCTTCATTTATATTTATATATGCTTGTTAAATTCTAAATCACAATCTCTTTTGCAGCATAAATTCTCGTCTTGTGCGTCGACGTTTGCGGCATATTGCTGTTAGGTGAATTCTTGATGCCCTGAAATATACACATTGTGCATTGTTTAGTTTAATTAGCATATTTTCTGACCCTAATGCTCGTGCATTGTTTTTGACAACCAGGGGTGCATCAGTTCACAAGAAATTTCTGTATGGCTCGGTTTGTTTGCTTCCAGTTACTAGTGTTTTCATGGTAGGTTTACAATCATTTTTTGGGGTGGTGGTTTCATCGACAACTAATAATTCAAAACAATTCTGTCAGTTGAAGGGTTTGATATTCTCTTCAGATATTATCATTTTAGATTTATTGCTAATTTTACTGTGTCAAGTTTTGGCTAAGGGTCAAAGAATGTGACTATATTCTTCACTATTCCACAGTTTCTATTTTACATACTTGTATAAGTGGTGTTAACTTATGAGCTATAACACGATGCAAATGTCTTCTACTTGTTTTTTTTTCTCGATTGCAGGTACTACCGTTACCAAACATTCCATTCTTTTGGGTGCTATTTCGTGCTTATTCTCATTGGAGAGCTCTACAGGTTTGTGAAATTAGTCCTACATAGCGAAAGtgcctctagcgtaatggttaaggcttccgagtacCACCTCCAGGTCTCGGGTTCGATCCCCCTCGGGGCCAATTTCGTgcatggttaaaaaaatcccctcgttgtgTCCCGCCCGCTCCTGGTTACGTCCTGCGCGCCATCCTCCggctgggccgttgcagagtggacggtgatggcccgctagtgatggagagccagggttcggggatttttTTTCGGTCGagaccatgtttcggtctcttcttaatataataccgggtgggcggtctttccctccccgacCGAGTTTAAATTAGTCCTACATGATTTTGGTTTCACTTGTAAATAATGCTTGCGTGCATTGTTTTTCATTGTCATTGTTATGGAAGATCCTAAATTGCGCAAATCTTTTCTGTTTGAAACAATTTCTTCATTTACCAATCTAATATGTCAGGTACTATATAAACGTTCAGATGATGACACAATTGATATTTGTTTATTGTTTCTTCATGGGTTTGCCTGATGTTTATTTTGGTATAGGGAAGTGAGAGGCTCGAGTTACTAGTTTCTGACTGCTCAGATAAGTGGAAAGTTCTTGAGGAGAAGATTAATTCAgtaaaggatggcaaacccagtgAAAATGCAAGGAATTCTCCttgggtatgttgccatagcctttACGTATGAGTAAGACTTTTACTTTGTTGCATCCTTGGGGCAGCAGGCAGCTTTGCAATGAGGCAATGTAATGGGCAACTGTAATTTTGATCATCAAGTTGTTCGCTTCAGATTAAAGGCATCTGTTTGGACTGTTGCATTTGCAATCCATAAAGACAAAACACTGTAGAAAGAGTAGAAGCCGTTTCTGCTCCTACACATCTTATTACACTCAGTGTTTCCTTGATGGTGTCATTTCTGATCAAATATAAAATCTTGCATTATAGATGGAACATAATAACCATATAAATTCGGTACTTTGATATTGTTGGTAAACTGAGTGTTAGAAGTGCTTTATCGTAGTCATTACTGATATTCTTATCTCAGTCATTGCTGGCACTAATAGCAGATCATGTCTGCATGTACTTTAATAGAGTATTTTTCTTTATATTAGAAAAAGAGAAAAAGGCTAGATTGGATCGTGTCTGCATGTACTTTTGTAGACACTATTAATTAGGCTAGGTTAGAGGACATTCGGAGGATAGCTTTGATTCTTTCCTTGCATGTACACTCGCTGTTGCATAGCAATTGAGAATTTATTCCACCTAATCGCCCATCTTCTTTCACTGAGGTCCTACTCCTATCATCTGTCActtatagggtgtttggtttgaggaatgaactagtccatcatcttctcactcctcactatttttgtttggtttgtggaatggaatgagttgatccatcaccacctcattcctcataattagttagttagtactaatatgaggaatgaggtcatcccaccaaatttgaggaatgaacccatgatgcaccacctcaatttggatgtattgattccttaaaccaaacaccccattaGTAACCAGGTTCCCGGATCGATGGGATCGAGGAACGGGAACGTGGTACGCGGAACGCTACAAAAACTAGGATTTAACACTACTGGAACAAGATTGTTCCCAGTTCCCACGTTCCCGGAACGGAACGAACGTTCCCGGAACGGAACGAACGTTCCCGAAACGAGGAACGTGGCCAAGTTCCCAGTTCCCGGTTACTAAGATCTGTCACCTTAACATAATGCAATTGTATTGGGCAGGCCAGATGAAATCTCAACGAAGCATTTGTCGAAGTTTGTCATGGGAGCATCTTAGGCTGTTGCATTGATTTGGCTGTAGTTCTGTATTCAAATGTTTCGAATGAGCGACCTTTTTAAATGTGTTCATGCCTCTTAGAATATGCACAAATGAGTAACATACTACCATTCTGGGAGGTAGTACAAACGAATAACATACTACAGTGCTGGACTGGAACTACTATAAATTTGCGTTTCTGGTATAAGTTAAGATTTCATGAGCCACATCAGGTCCCAATCTTTTATGAAATGAAATGCAAAGCCAATGGCAAACAAACCTCCATAGATCCATGTTCTGTATTATATGCTAGGTAAATCATAtttatactaggtaaatcatatttaCGTGTGCAATAGATGTTCTCTGAGACAAGTGGTAGAACAAAGGGATGTTTGGGTGTCGGCGTAGGTTATCCTAAAGttttaaaaatgaattttctagatTTCAGTTACTTCTATTCCCTGCATTTGTACTAATGTGTTTTTTTTCATGAGCAGAAGCTGCGGCCATCAGAAAAGCTTGACAGGTTTCTTGAGGGTAGAAACTTGGATGAAGGTTTGGATTGTGATACCATTTTGAGTATATGCCAGGAGTACGATTTGGACAAGATCGATGTTCTCAAGTACAGGGATCTTCTGTAGCCACATCCAGATTGTTTCTCTGAGGTTTATACGTTTAAATTCTTCTGCTAGTGAGATCAAGATGAAGGGTACAAGAGTTGCATGAACCCACTAACCATTGGCGGTCAAATGAGTTCTTTTAAATAGCTTCAGATTTTCTTGTTATGTACCAAACCGGTCTGCCACTAGTGCAATGATCTCAGAAACAAAGAGGACATCTTATGAAACTATAGAAGCCCAGGGCAGTTGTTCCCACCGTGCAAATAGAGATTGCTAGCTGCCAACTTTCCCCCGTCAGCCATCACAAATTTTAGTTGGGATCAATGAACGACAAATGCAAAGAGCAGGGTTGAAAATTGAGATTGGCCATCCGTACatgcttctctctctctctctctctctctctcttgtttGTGGCTCTCAATCTATCTTTGGTTGTATTTGAATCTTGTACTGGGATCCAATGCATAGCCTTCTCGATCTGGAGGGATTCTAGAGCTTTGATCTCTCAGGTGCCTTTTCTGCACAAATGCATGACTAGCTTCATATCTGGACTGATGTAGCTGCTCATTGATTCGATGTGCAACGACTAGTGATGAGTGACGAGATTGGATCAGTTCAGGATGGTGCTAACCACCATCTCCTGCCAAGATTGTTCACAGTCCTGAGATCACCAGAGAAACAAAGACAtggatgtctacctggaaaaTTCCTGCATGCTAAATAAAACGCGGCAAAAACCACGAAATTGGCGATGTGTCGTCGATATTGAGAGTTGCCACTAGAGATGTCAATGGCGACCCGATAGCCCTGTAGGGAATTCCTTTAAGGAATTCCTTTAAGGTTACATGGAACAAAAAAATGTCTTTCATGAGTAAGGGTTTGTTCGGTTCTAGCTCAAtctatatggattgagggggattaagggggttcaatccctagtaagtcaaaatttCTTTCAATCCATATCAATCCCTTCCAATTCATAtgaattgaaaataaccgaacaagccctaaagggTTATGTGATTAAAAAGCAATCATCTAAACCCGATTAGACATAGTAATATTCACCCAATAAAATTAAGTGTGTAGCCTAGTATACAATAATCGTAACAACTAACCCTACCTCTCCCAACCCTTTAAGCAGCCATCCACCCAACCTGGGCTGCTAGCCACCAACGGCCCCAACCATCAGTTCATGTGCTACTTTGTTTTTTGTTTTATATGATTAAACAATATTTTTCTTGTTACATGTCAGATTTATTGGTGATATATTGTTGTTGGATGTCATGTGACTATTAATGTCATATAAAATATAATGTGATAATGCTTTACTTGTAGGGATGGAGACCCAAACCCGAATGGAGATGGTATGAGATGAATTATATAACCATGATGGGTATGGGTATAGCGATGAGGATAAGTATAACTTCATAGGAATGAGTATGGGATGTCCAAACCTAATGGGAAATTTCTCATTGACACCTCTAGTTGCCACGTCCCACGCTTGTGCTTTGCTATCCGAGTATATCACCATGCAATTGCAAGCTTTGTAAGCTTTCTCCAAAGTTAGACAACCTCTAGCAGAACGTGTATATGAATCTTGCATTATATATTATATTGATTAGCGAAATTTGAAATAGATGGTAAGATAAAATATGAGATATAGAGACTCTTGGAGATAAGGGTCAGGCTATCTCCCATAGGCTCCTTATTCTATCCCTATCTCACTCCCCAGTTCAAGCAAGTCTCACTATTCTATCACTATCTTACTTTCCAATTCAAACAAACTATATTTTGTAAATAGTTTAGGGTGTGTTTAGTTTAGTTGCGAGCTGTGAAAAAAAGTTGTTGTGAGctgtctgaaagggaaataggcttacaccttttcctaattgatttttgtggttgaattgcccaacacaaataattggactaactagtttgctctagattataagttttacaggtaccaaagattcacaacaaaccaataaaaagaccaagaaagagttcaaataaagagagcaaaagacaacccaaaggcagccctggtctggcacaccggactgtccggtgcaccaccggacagtgtccggtgcaccagggagttccactctgaatttgccaccttcgggaattcgggagaccgctccgctataattcaccggactgtccggtgtagcaccggactgtccggtgtagcaccggactgtccggtgtgccaagcggagcaacggctccaagcgccaacggtcgtctgcaacggctaCAGTGAACAGGAACAAtgtcgactgcgcgcgcagagtcagagcaggcgtcaggtggcgcaccggacagtggacagtacctgtccggtgcaccaccggactgtccggtaagcccattgtcagaagctccaacggtcggaacccaacgacctggtgacgtggctggcgcaccggactttccggtgcgccatacgacagaagccttcaccaacggtcaacttggtagttggggctataaatatcccccaaCCACCAGACTTCaatacatccaagttttcagccatcaaacctcatacaagagctctagacttcattccaagacacaaacaaagagatcaaatactctcccaagtctggaatcactccaaacaaattagtgactagagagagacatttgtgttcttttgagctcttacgcttggattgcttttcttcttcctctattcttgtgttcaactcacttgtaatcaaaacaagagacaccaagttgtggtggtccttgtagtggactaagtgtcccatttgattgaagagaaaggctcactcggtctaagtgatcgtttgagagagggaaagggttgaaagagacccggtctttatgaccacctcaacggggagtaggtttgctagaaccgaacctcggtaaaacaaatcaccgtgtcatccgttcttattcgcttgtgatttgtttcgtcctctctttcggacccgactttaattctaacgctaaccccggcttgtagttgtgcttaaactttataaatttcagatttgcctattcatcccctctaggcaactttcaattggtatcggagctcggtacttcattaagagcctaaccgctcgaagtgatgtcgggagctcacgccaagaaggagatggtggtgaccggcgagaagcccgccacaagccacgagaaggctccatcgggggagtccgccaacaagaagagggaggaatcacctccccgcgttaagtcgcaccggagtgacgacaagaagaagaaaatgaagaaagtggtctactacgagaccgattcttcgtcgccctccacctccggctccgacatgccttccgtcacttctaagcgccatgagcgcaagaagtttagtaagatccccttacgctatcctcgcatttccaaacgcacccctttactttccgtcccactaggcaaaccatcgGTTTTTTACGgtaaggattattgtatgtggagtgataaaatgaggcaccatctaacctcactccatgctagtatttgggacattgttgagtttagtgcataggaaccatccgtgggggatgaaggctatgactcggatgaggtagcccaaatccggcacttcagctcaagccaccactatactcctcgcctctctaagtcgagaggagtataacaaggtgcaagggttgaagagcgccaaagagatttgggacgtactcaagaccgcgcacgaaagagacgaggtgaccaagatcaccaagagggaaacgatcgagggggagctcggtcgttcatgcttcatcaaggggaggagccacaagccatgtataaccggctcaagaccttggtgaaccaagtgcgcaacctcggaagcaccaaatgggatgaccatgaaatggtcaaggttattctaagatcacttatatttcttaaccctacacaagttccattaattcgtggtgatcctagatacaagctaatgtctcccgaggaagttataggaaaatttgtgagctttgaattgatgatcaaaggctccaagaaaatcatcgagcaaggcgtctCCTCCACAACCGatatgcaacccgttgcattcaaagcaacggaggagaagaaagaagagtctacgtcaagtaggctcaccatcgatgcctccaagctcgacaacgaggagatgacgctcatcatcaagagcttccgccaaatcctcaagcaaagaatggggaaggactacaagccccacaccaagaaagtttgctacaagtgtggtaatcccggtcatttcattgctacatgtccattatcaagtgatagtgacaggggcgacgacaagaaggggagaaggaaggagaagaagaaatattacaagaagaagggcgacgatgcccatgtatgccgcgagtgggactctgacgagagctccactgactcctcctccgacgaggacgccgccaacatcgccgtcaacaagggccttcttttccccaatgtcggccacaagtgcctcatggcaaaggacggcaaaaggaagaaggtaaaatctagagcttccactaagtacacaacttctagtgatgatgctagctctagtgatgatgaggatgatttgctcaccctttttgccaacttaaacatgcaacaaaaagaaaaattgaatgaattaattagtgctattcatgagaaggatgaactcttggatacccaagaggacttccttattaaggaaaacaaaaaacatgttaaagttaaaaatgcttatgctataGAGGTTGAAAAATgtaaaaaattgactagtgagctaagtacttgccatgacactacttccaaccttagatttgagaatgataaatttattgctaaggttgagaaattaaatgttggtgatgattctcttgtcaaacttagaaatgataatgctaatttgattgccaagattgacaaattgaatgcatctctctctagccttaaaattgagaatgaaaaattaattgctaaggctaaagatttaaatgtttgcaatgccactatttccaatcttagagacgagaatgctattttacatgctaagattgttgaattaaatacttgtaaaccctctacatctaccgttgagcatgtctctatttgcactagatgtagagatattaatgttgatgctattcatgatcacttagctttaattaagaaacaaaatgatcacatagctcaacttagtgctaagattaatgagcatgacttagaaaatgaaaattttaaatttgctagaagcatgctctatagtgggagacgccctagcattaaggatggcattggcttccaacagggagacaatgtcaagcttaatgcccccaagaaattgtccaactttgttaagggcaaatctcccatggttcaggataacgagggttacattttataccctgccggttatcccgaacacaaaattaggagaattcattctagaaagtctcactctggctctcatcatacttttatgtataagagtgaggcatctagttctaggcaatcaacccatgctaaattgtataagaagaaaactcctattgcatcaaatgaacctaatatttcatttaagacttgtgatgcatcctatgttttaactaacaaatcaggcaaaatagttgccaaatatgttgggggtaaacacaagggctccaagacttgtgtttgggtatccaaggtgcttgtttctaatgtgaaaggaccaaagaccgtttgggtacctaagaacaaggcctaaaattgttttgtaggtttatgcatccgggggctcaagttggatcatcgatagcgggtgcacaaaccacatgacaggggagaagaagatgttctcctcctacgagaaaaccatgatccccaaagagctatcacattcggggatggaaatcaaggtttggtcaaaggacttggtaaaattgctatatctcctgaccattctatttccaatgtttttcttgtagattttttagattacaatttggtttctgtttctcaattatgtaaaatgggctacaaccgtctttttacagatttaggtgttactgtctttagaagaagtgatgattcagtaacaTTTAagtgagtgttagagggtcagctatacttagttgattttaatagagctgaactcgacacttgcttaattgctaagactaacatgggttgagtctggcaccaccgactagcccatgttgggatgaagaatcttcataagcttctaaagggatagCACATTTtgtgactaaccaatgttcattttgagaaagacagggtttgtagtgcatgtgaagcagggaagcaagttggtgttcatcatccacacaagaataccatgacgaccgacaggccgcttgagatgctccacatggacctattcggctcgatcgcctacataagcatcgacaggagtaagtattgtcttgtgattgtggatgattattctcgcttcacttgggtgttctttttgcaggaaaaatcacaaacccaagagaccttaaagggattcttgagacgggttcaaaatgagttcggcttaaggatcaaaaagattagaagcgacaatgggacggagttcaagaactctcaaattgaaggcttccttgagggtgagggcatcaagcatgagttctcttctccctacacggcacaacaaaatggtgtagtggagaggaagaatagaactctacttgacatggcgaggaccatgcttgatgaggacaaaacttcggaccggttttgggcggaagcaatcaacactgcttgctatgccatcaatcgtctctaccttcaccgaatcctcaagaagacatcatatgaactcctaaccggtaaaaagcccaatgtttcatattttagagtctttggtagcaattgttttattcttgttaaaagaggtagaaaatctaaatttgctcctaaggctgtagaaggctttttacttggttatgattcaaacacaagggcatatagagtctttaacaagtccactagactagtcgaagtttcttgtgacattgtgtttgatgagactaacgactctcaagtagagcaagttgatcttgatgagctagatgatgaagaggctccgtgcgtcgcgctaaggaacatgtccattggatatgtgtgtcctaaggaatccgaagagcctccacaagcacaagatcaacaatcttcctccatgcaagcatctctaccaactcaagatgaggatcaagctcaagaggatgagaatgaagatcaagaagatgagccacctcaagaaggggacaatgatcaatggggagatgcccatgatc
Proteins encoded:
- the LOC100279602 gene encoding uncharacterized protein LOC100279602 — translated: MQARVVVFPVKGRAWCFALPRASAAAPAADGALPRPTLRDLWRGISSGSRTAPEKAEAVVDFVADKMNRAWVGFGSAPEGSMKSRIHSFGLKLLSRVRPSEVLLKSVTKDVSALEIVHPASINSRLVRRRLRHIAVRGASVHKKFLYGSVCLLPVTSVFMVLPLPNIPFFWVLFRAYSHWRALQGSERLELLVSDCSDKWKVLEEKINSVKDGKPSENARNSPWKLRPSEKLDRFLEGRNLDEGLDCDTILSICQEYDLDKIDVLKYRDLL